A window of Sphingomonas adhaesiva contains these coding sequences:
- the rnd gene encoding ribonuclease D, with translation MHVHPLITDSATLANLCARLAQAPFVTVDTEFMRESTYYPELCLIQIADTEEAAAIDPMAPGLDLTPLLNLLTDNDDVLKVVHAGGQDIEIIYNLTGKTPHPLFDTQVAAMALGQGEQIGYSNLVDSWLGVQIDKGARFTDWARRPLDARQIEYAIGDVTHLSRIFPKMLERLRKTGRGAWLDQEMERLADPANYANDPDVAWKRVRVASRKAEVLGRLKAIARWRELEAQAKDLPRGRIVKDETIADLAGHPPRKQADLAKVRGLSQTWAGNDIGARLMAAIEGATPLSDEELPPRDDRKPGLGKEGALVADLLKLLLKIRARDIDVAPRLLARSEELELLAAGQRKGLQILDGWRFDQFGRDALDLVEGRLAFAVLGGRLKMTRTEDAAA, from the coding sequence ATGCACGTTCACCCCCTCATCACCGACAGCGCGACGCTCGCCAACCTGTGTGCCCGCCTCGCCCAAGCTCCCTTCGTCACGGTCGATACCGAGTTCATGCGCGAGAGCACCTATTATCCGGAGCTCTGCCTGATCCAGATCGCGGATACCGAGGAGGCCGCCGCGATCGACCCGATGGCGCCGGGGCTGGACCTGACCCCGCTGCTGAACCTGCTGACCGACAACGACGACGTGCTGAAGGTCGTCCACGCCGGGGGACAGGATATCGAGATCATCTACAACCTGACCGGCAAGACCCCCCATCCGCTGTTCGATACGCAGGTGGCGGCGATGGCGCTGGGTCAGGGCGAGCAGATCGGCTATTCCAATCTGGTTGACAGCTGGCTGGGGGTGCAGATCGACAAGGGCGCGCGCTTCACCGACTGGGCGCGCCGCCCGCTGGATGCGCGCCAGATCGAATATGCGATCGGCGACGTCACGCATCTGTCGAGGATCTTCCCGAAGATGCTGGAGCGGCTGCGCAAGACCGGGCGCGGCGCGTGGCTGGATCAGGAGATGGAGCGGCTCGCCGATCCCGCCAATTACGCCAACGACCCCGATGTCGCGTGGAAGCGCGTCCGCGTCGCCAGCCGCAAGGCCGAGGTACTGGGGCGGCTGAAGGCGATCGCGCGCTGGCGCGAGCTGGAGGCGCAGGCTAAGGACCTGCCGCGCGGCCGCATCGTCAAGGACGAGACGATCGCCGACCTCGCCGGCCACCCCCCGCGCAAGCAGGCCGATCTCGCCAAGGTGCGTGGCCTGTCGCAGACCTGGGCCGGCAACGACATCGGCGCGCGGCTGATGGCGGCGATCGAGGGGGCGACGCCGCTGTCCGACGAGGAACTGCCGCCGCGCGACGACCGCAAGCCGGGGCTGGGCAAGGAAGGCGCGCTGGTCGCCGACCTGCTCAAGCTGCTGCTCAAGATCCGCGCGCGCGACATCGACGTGGCACCGCGGCTGCTCGCGCGGTCGGAGGAGCTCGAACTGCTCGCCGCGGGACAGCGCAAGGGCCTCCAGATCCTGGACGGCTGGCGCTTCGACCAGTTCGGCCGCGATGCGCTCGATCTGGTCGAGGGACGGCTGGCCTTTGCGGTGCTGGGCGGACGGCTGAAGATGACGCGGACCGAGGATGCGGCGGCATGA
- a CDS encoding I78 family peptidase inhibitor encodes MKAIAILTSALVLTACATAPAPQDAAEDASAGVRCNANAAEGLIGRPADAAAALAQKSSGARTVRRYVTGSPVTMDFRPDRLNVETDAAGTIVKLTCG; translated from the coding sequence ATGAAGGCGATTGCGATCCTGACGAGCGCACTGGTGCTGACCGCCTGTGCCACCGCGCCAGCGCCGCAGGACGCGGCGGAGGATGCGTCCGCTGGAGTGCGGTGCAACGCGAATGCGGCCGAGGGCCTGATCGGTCGCCCTGCGGATGCCGCCGCGGCGCTGGCGCAGAAATCGTCGGGCGCGCGCACGGTCCGGCGCTACGTCACCGGCTCGCCCGTCACGATGGATTTCCGCCCGGATCGGTTGAACGTCGAGACCGATGCGGCGGGAACGATCGTCAAGCTGACCTGCGGGTAA
- a CDS encoding Ppx/GppA family phosphatase, giving the protein MTLPLRGRGAAATEEPRTAIIDIGSNSIRLVVYQGPPRLPAILFNEKVLAGLGRSLAASGAIDDEAMAAAGTALRRFAALTREMGVASLRTVATAAVRDARNGGALIALAQAAGLTVEILPGEEEAVAAGLGVLSGIPGADGIVADLGGGSLELVRVRGGRLHERASFPLGVLRLAAMREKGTLDRRVATLLADGGWTGAGKGLPLYLVGGSWRALARLDMEATRYPLPVIHQYAMSPATIARLRRTLAHVGKARLKAVPGLSGGRIPTLSGAAALLAVLMKHLRSNGTIVSAYGLREGLLFGALPADVRAQDPLIVATRDEGRRSGRFPEHGDLLDRWIAPLFTDKASEARLRGAACQLADVGWRANPEFRAERGLEIALHGNWVGIDGRGRGLVAQALWTSLGGEMTSPAPLTGLAGEAGLRRAMQWGLAMRLGQRLSGGIAGPLERSSLVVEGGALRLVLAADDAGLYGEAVQKRHRALAAALGLEAGGVEAGG; this is encoded by the coding sequence ATGACGTTGCCGTTACGGGGCCGCGGTGCGGCGGCGACCGAGGAACCGCGCACCGCGATCATCGACATCGGGTCGAACTCGATCCGGCTGGTCGTCTATCAGGGGCCGCCGCGGCTGCCCGCGATCCTGTTCAACGAGAAGGTGCTGGCCGGACTGGGGCGCAGCCTGGCGGCGTCGGGGGCGATCGACGACGAGGCGATGGCCGCGGCGGGGACGGCGCTGCGGCGCTTCGCGGCGCTGACGCGCGAGATGGGGGTGGCGAGCCTGCGCACCGTCGCCACCGCCGCGGTGCGCGATGCGCGGAACGGTGGGGCGCTCATCGCGCTGGCGCAAGCCGCCGGGCTGACGGTCGAGATCCTGCCGGGCGAGGAAGAGGCGGTCGCCGCGGGTCTGGGGGTGCTGTCGGGCATTCCCGGGGCCGACGGGATCGTCGCCGATCTGGGTGGCGGCAGCCTGGAACTGGTGCGCGTGCGCGGGGGCCGATTGCACGAGCGTGCGTCGTTTCCGCTCGGCGTGCTGCGGCTGGCGGCGATGCGCGAGAAGGGGACGCTGGATCGGCGTGTCGCAACGCTGCTGGCGGACGGTGGCTGGACCGGCGCGGGCAAGGGGCTGCCGCTGTACCTGGTGGGCGGATCGTGGCGCGCGCTGGCCCGGCTCGACATGGAGGCGACGCGTTATCCGCTCCCAGTCATCCACCAATATGCGATGTCGCCCGCGACGATCGCGCGGCTGCGGCGCACGCTGGCGCATGTCGGCAAGGCACGGCTGAAGGCGGTGCCGGGGCTGTCGGGCGGGCGCATTCCGACGCTGTCGGGCGCGGCGGCCCTGCTCGCGGTGCTGATGAAGCATCTGCGCAGCAACGGCACGATCGTCTCGGCCTATGGGCTGCGCGAGGGGCTGCTGTTCGGTGCGCTGCCCGCGGACGTGCGCGCGCAGGATCCGCTGATCGTGGCGACGCGGGACGAGGGGCGGCGCAGCGGTCGCTTCCCGGAACACGGCGACCTGCTCGACCGCTGGATCGCGCCGCTCTTCACCGACAAGGCGAGCGAGGCGCGGCTGCGCGGCGCGGCGTGTCAGCTGGCCGACGTCGGCTGGCGCGCCAACCCGGAGTTTCGCGCCGAGCGCGGGCTGGAAATCGCGCTCCACGGCAATTGGGTCGGGATCGACGGCCGCGGGCGCGGGCTGGTGGCGCAGGCCTTGTGGACCAGTCTGGGTGGCGAGATGACCAGTCCTGCGCCGCTGACGGGGCTGGCGGGCGAAGCGGGGCTGCGCCGCGCGATGCAATGGGGGCTGGCGATGCGGCTGGGCCAGCGGCTGAGCGGCGGGATCGCGGGGCCGCTGGAGCGGTCGTCGCTGGTGGTGGAGGGCGGCGCGCTGCGGCTCGTCCTCGCCGCGGACGACGCGGGCCTGTACGGCGAGGCGGTGCAGAAGCGGCACCGCGCGCTGGCGGCGGCGCTGGGGTTGGAGGCGGGGGGGGTGGAGGCGGGGGGGTGA
- a CDS encoding RNA degradosome polyphosphate kinase codes for MARLDTDDALEDPFQDRDGGRYFNRELSWLAFNRRVLEEACNPAHPLLERLRFLAISGGNLDEFFMVRVAGLKGQMVQDVEARSTDGLTPGQQLSAIVAEADALMASQQAVWKDIRRALAEAGIQVLSHRAIDAAINDDERAWLETHFREQLFPVITPQALDPAHPFPFMPNKGMAVMFDLIRQSDNEPIRELVMLPAAMPRFVRLPGENARYIAVESLLKRFSQALFPGYDVLGAAEFRVLRDSDIEIEEEAEDLVRYFANAIKRRRRGRVIRMELETGMPDALAGLLRDELGRSDAIVTETGSLLGIDDLSALADEDRPDLKFVPFTPRFPERIREFGGDCFAAIRAKDIVVHHPYETFDVVLAFLKQAANDPDVVAIKQTLYRAGKQSAVINALIAAAEAGKSVTAVVELKARFDEEQNLQWASALERAGVQVVYGFIDWKTHAKVAMVVRREGDIFRTYCHFGTGNYHPVTARIYTDLSFFTADPRVGRDAARMFNYITGYVEPEGMELVVLSPRLLRKKLMACIDAEIGNARAGRPAAIWAKMNSLVDPAIIEKLYEASAAGVEIDLIVRGICCLRPKVPGLSDRIRVRSTVGRFLEHSRIAAFGNGAALPNDDALVYISSADWMPRNFDRRVEYMLPIENETVHDQVLDQVMVANLIDNEQSWELEPDGSYTRISPGDAKGFNLHRYFMVNPSLSGRGAALEAGGEVPVLSLRRRK; via the coding sequence ATGGCGCGCCTCGACACCGATGACGCGCTGGAGGATCCGTTTCAGGATCGCGACGGCGGACGCTATTTCAACCGCGAGCTGTCGTGGCTGGCGTTCAACCGCCGCGTGCTGGAGGAGGCGTGCAACCCGGCGCATCCGCTGCTGGAACGGCTGCGGTTCCTGGCCATATCGGGCGGCAATCTGGACGAATTCTTCATGGTCCGCGTCGCGGGGCTGAAGGGGCAGATGGTGCAGGATGTCGAGGCGCGCTCGACCGACGGGTTGACCCCGGGACAGCAGCTGAGCGCGATCGTGGCCGAGGCGGATGCGCTGATGGCGAGCCAGCAGGCGGTGTGGAAGGACATCCGTCGCGCGCTGGCGGAGGCGGGGATCCAGGTGCTGAGCCATCGCGCGATCGACGCCGCGATCAACGACGACGAGCGCGCCTGGCTGGAGACGCATTTCCGCGAGCAGCTGTTCCCCGTCATCACGCCGCAGGCGCTCGACCCCGCGCATCCGTTCCCGTTCATGCCCAACAAGGGGATGGCGGTGATGTTCGACCTGATCCGCCAGTCGGACAACGAGCCGATCCGCGAGCTCGTGATGTTGCCCGCGGCAATGCCCCGGTTCGTGCGGCTGCCGGGGGAGAATGCGCGCTATATCGCGGTCGAATCGCTGCTGAAGCGGTTCAGCCAGGCGTTGTTTCCGGGATATGACGTACTGGGTGCGGCCGAATTTCGCGTGCTGCGCGACAGCGATATCGAGATCGAGGAAGAGGCGGAGGATCTGGTCCGCTACTTCGCGAACGCGATCAAGCGGCGGCGGCGCGGGCGCGTGATCCGGATGGAGCTGGAAACCGGCATGCCCGACGCGCTGGCGGGGCTGCTGCGCGACGAGCTGGGCCGGTCCGACGCGATCGTGACGGAAACGGGGTCGCTGCTGGGGATCGACGATCTGTCGGCGCTGGCGGACGAGGATCGCCCCGACCTGAAATTCGTACCCTTCACCCCGCGCTTTCCCGAGCGGATCCGCGAATTCGGCGGCGATTGCTTCGCCGCGATCCGCGCGAAGGACATCGTCGTCCATCACCCGTACGAGACGTTCGACGTCGTGCTCGCCTTCCTGAAGCAGGCGGCGAACGACCCCGACGTGGTCGCGATCAAGCAGACGCTGTACCGCGCGGGAAAGCAATCGGCGGTCATCAACGCGCTGATCGCGGCGGCGGAGGCGGGCAAGTCGGTAACCGCGGTCGTCGAGCTCAAGGCCCGGTTCGACGAGGAGCAGAACCTGCAATGGGCAAGCGCGCTGGAGCGTGCCGGCGTACAGGTCGTCTATGGCTTCATCGATTGGAAGACGCACGCCAAGGTCGCGATGGTGGTGCGGCGCGAAGGCGACATCTTCCGCACGTACTGCCATTTCGGCACCGGCAATTACCACCCGGTCACCGCGCGCATCTACACCGACCTGAGCTTCTTCACCGCGGACCCGCGCGTCGGGCGGGATGCGGCGCGGATGTTCAATTACATCACCGGCTATGTCGAGCCCGAGGGGATGGAGCTGGTCGTGCTCAGCCCGCGGCTGCTGCGCAAGAAGCTGATGGCGTGCATCGATGCGGAGATCGGCAACGCGCGCGCGGGGAGGCCGGCGGCGATCTGGGCCAAGATGAACTCGCTGGTCGATCCGGCGATCATCGAGAAACTGTACGAGGCGAGCGCGGCCGGGGTGGAGATCGACCTGATCGTGCGCGGCATCTGCTGCCTGCGGCCCAAGGTGCCGGGACTGTCGGATCGCATCCGCGTGCGCTCCACCGTGGGGCGCTTCCTGGAGCACAGCCGGATCGCGGCGTTCGGCAACGGCGCGGCGCTGCCCAACGACGATGCGCTGGTCTATATCTCCTCGGCCGACTGGATGCCGCGCAACTTCGACCGGCGGGTGGAATATATGCTGCCGATCGAGAACGAGACGGTCCACGATCAGGTGCTGGATCAGGTGATGGTCGCCAACCTGATCGACAACGAGCAAAGCTGGGAGCTGGAGCCGGACGGCAGCTACACCCGCATCTCGCCGGGAGATGCCAAGGGGTTCAACCTGCACCGCTATTTCATGGTCAATCCGTCGCTGTCGGGGCGCGGTGCGGCGCTGGAGGCGGGCGGCGAGGTGCCGGTACTGTCGCTGCGGCGTCGTAAATGA
- a CDS encoding HdaA/DnaA family protein yields MTDQIALPLAWSADARDGEFVVGPSNAAAVRMLDRWAAWPVRTALLAGPPQSGRSLLGRIFAARSHGVVIDDADAEPEEALFHAWNRAQDERRPLLLIVRDLPPVWQVALPDLRSRLAASPAATIGPPDDALIRALFEHGFARRHVDARADLIAWLSARVERSHRSVMETIDRLDRAALAGRRRLSIPLARETLTDAAAFTDRSDETT; encoded by the coding sequence ATGACCGACCAGATCGCGCTCCCGCTGGCCTGGTCCGCCGATGCGCGTGACGGCGAGTTCGTCGTCGGCCCCTCCAATGCCGCCGCAGTCCGGATGCTGGATCGCTGGGCGGCATGGCCGGTACGCACCGCTCTCCTGGCGGGGCCGCCGCAGTCGGGCCGCTCGCTGCTGGGGCGCATCTTCGCCGCGCGCTCGCACGGTGTCGTGATCGACGATGCCGATGCGGAGCCGGAGGAGGCGCTGTTCCATGCGTGGAACCGCGCGCAGGACGAGCGTCGCCCCCTGCTGCTGATCGTGCGCGACCTGCCGCCGGTGTGGCAGGTGGCGCTGCCCGACCTGCGTTCGCGGCTGGCGGCCAGCCCGGCCGCCACCATCGGCCCGCCGGACGACGCGCTGATACGAGCGCTGTTCGAACATGGTTTCGCCCGGCGGCATGTCGATGCGCGGGCGGATCTGATCGCGTGGCTGAGCGCACGGGTGGAGCGGAGTCACCGATCCGTCATGGAAACGATCGATAGGCTCGACCGGGCCGCGCTTGCCGGGCGACGTCGCCTGTCGATCCCGCTGGCACGCGAAACCCTGACGGACGCGGCGGCGTTCACCGATCGGAGCGACGAGACCACATGA
- a CDS encoding heavy-metal-associated domain-containing protein, translated as MRRRPSVLLAAVALATLGTATVVAQIEGGDRGVAAVDSSNDFEVSGVRVDTGGKDADAARLAGWREAQRKAFVQLSQRLGAGGGLVPDGTLDSIVSAIVVDDEEIGPQRYVAKLGVLFDRARTSALLGVSSYVTRSPPFVVLPVQWSTGVGTVFEQRTVWQEAWARYRTGGSTIDYIRPAGNGPDPLLLNVGQMQRPDRAWWRAVLDQYGGNDVLMPTVRLYRQWPGGPVIGVFEARYGPDNRVLRRFTLRVGAAGGVPALLDEAVRRLDSAYQEGLSGGYLTADPGLNPVMPDTAATPADDVGALIEDPGLLPTAANAITVQFDTADAGAVTGTEAGMRGVPGVSAAATTSLALGGVSLMTVSYAGTPEAFRAALEARGWQVFGNGTTIRIRRAPQLLPPDLRGAGGATPTG; from the coding sequence ATGCGTCGCCGTCCTTCCGTCCTTCTCGCGGCTGTCGCGCTCGCGACCCTCGGCACCGCTACCGTGGTGGCGCAGATCGAGGGCGGGGATCGCGGCGTGGCGGCGGTCGACAGCTCCAACGATTTCGAGGTGTCCGGCGTTCGCGTCGACACCGGCGGCAAGGATGCGGACGCGGCGCGGCTGGCGGGCTGGCGCGAGGCGCAGCGCAAGGCGTTCGTGCAATTGTCGCAGCGGCTGGGCGCGGGCGGCGGGCTGGTGCCCGATGGGACGCTCGATTCGATCGTGTCGGCGATCGTAGTCGACGACGAGGAGATCGGCCCGCAGCGCTATGTCGCGAAGCTGGGCGTGCTGTTCGACCGCGCGCGCACGTCGGCGCTGCTGGGCGTGTCGTCCTATGTCACACGATCGCCGCCGTTCGTCGTGCTGCCGGTGCAATGGTCGACCGGGGTCGGTACCGTGTTCGAGCAGCGAACCGTCTGGCAGGAGGCGTGGGCGCGCTATCGTACCGGCGGCAGTACGATCGACTACATTCGCCCCGCGGGCAACGGGCCCGACCCGCTGCTGCTGAACGTCGGCCAGATGCAGCGGCCGGATCGTGCGTGGTGGCGTGCGGTGCTCGACCAATATGGCGGCAACGACGTGCTGATGCCGACCGTCCGGCTGTACCGGCAATGGCCCGGCGGGCCCGTGATCGGCGTGTTCGAGGCGCGCTATGGTCCCGACAATCGCGTGCTGCGGCGCTTCACGCTGCGCGTCGGCGCTGCCGGCGGGGTGCCGGCGTTGCTGGACGAGGCGGTGCGGCGGCTGGATTCGGCCTATCAGGAGGGGTTGAGCGGCGGTTACCTGACCGCCGATCCGGGGCTGAACCCGGTCATGCCCGACACCGCGGCGACGCCGGCCGACGACGTCGGCGCGCTGATCGAGGATCCCGGCCTGCTGCCGACGGCGGCGAATGCGATCACGGTGCAGTTCGACACCGCGGACGCCGGTGCGGTGACGGGGACGGAGGCGGGGATGCGCGGCGTGCCCGGCGTCTCCGCCGCCGCCACCACCAGCCTGGCGCTGGGCGGCGTCTCGCTGATGACCGTCAGCTATGCCGGCACGCCCGAGGCGTTCCGCGCGGCGCTGGAGGCGCGCGGCTGGCAGGTGTTCGGCAACGGCACCACGATCCGTATCCGGCGCGCTCCGCAGCTGTTGCCGCCCGACCTGCGCGGGGCGGGCGGGGCGACACCCACGGGATGA
- the purM gene encoding phosphoribosylformylglycinamidine cyclo-ligase: MSYTYESAGVSIAAGNALVRAIAPLARATRRPGADADLGGFGGFFDLKAAGFTDPLLVAANDGVGTKLKLAIEWDRHAGVGVDLVAMCANDLIVQGAEPLFFLDYYATGKLDNAVAESVVASIAEGCRIAGCALIGGETAEMPGMYADGDYDLAGFCVGAVERGDVLTGRDIADGDVILGLASSGVHSNGFSLVRRLAADKGWKLDRPALFDADRLLIDHLMAPTRIYVASLLPLLKAHRIKGLAHITGGGLLENIPRVLPAGTHAHVDADAWEQPRLMAFLQAQGGIEPEEMARTFNCGIGMAVVVAADQAEGVAANLTAAGETVFAIGRIAGGERGCTVTGGEETWSARAAWTATHTA; encoded by the coding sequence ATGAGCTACACCTATGAGAGCGCCGGCGTATCGATCGCCGCAGGCAATGCGCTGGTCCGCGCCATCGCACCGCTCGCGCGTGCGACGCGGCGGCCGGGTGCCGACGCGGACCTGGGCGGGTTCGGCGGCTTCTTCGACCTGAAGGCGGCGGGCTTCACCGATCCCCTGCTCGTCGCCGCCAACGACGGCGTCGGTACGAAGCTGAAGCTTGCGATCGAATGGGACCGCCACGCCGGGGTCGGCGTCGACCTCGTCGCGATGTGTGCCAACGACCTGATCGTGCAGGGCGCGGAGCCGCTCTTCTTCCTCGACTATTACGCCACCGGGAAGCTCGACAATGCGGTGGCGGAAAGCGTCGTCGCCTCGATCGCGGAGGGGTGCCGCATCGCGGGCTGCGCGCTGATCGGCGGCGAGACCGCGGAAATGCCCGGCATGTATGCCGATGGCGACTATGACCTCGCCGGCTTCTGCGTCGGCGCCGTCGAGCGCGGCGATGTGCTGACCGGCCGGGACATTGCGGACGGCGACGTCATCCTCGGCCTCGCCTCGTCGGGCGTCCATTCCAACGGCTTCTCGCTGGTCCGCCGTCTCGCTGCGGACAAGGGGTGGAAGCTCGACCGGCCGGCGCTGTTCGATGCCGACCGGCTGCTGATCGATCATCTGATGGCCCCGACGCGCATCTATGTCGCCAGCCTGCTGCCGCTGCTGAAGGCGCATCGTATCAAGGGGCTGGCGCATATCACCGGCGGCGGCCTGCTGGAGAACATCCCGCGCGTCCTCCCCGCCGGGACGCACGCGCATGTCGATGCCGACGCATGGGAGCAGCCGCGCCTGATGGCGTTCCTCCAGGCGCAGGGCGGTATCGAGCCGGAGGAGATGGCGCGCACCTTCAATTGCGGCATCGGCATGGCGGTCGTCGTCGCCGCCGATCAGGCCGAAGGCGTCGCGGCGAACCTGACCGCCGCCGGCGAGACGGTCTTCGCGATCGGCCGCATCGCCGGCGGCGAGCGCGGCTGCACAGTGACCGGCGGCGAGGAGACGTGGAGCGCGCGGGCCGCCTGGACCGCCACGCACACCGCATGA
- the purN gene encoding phosphoribosylglycinamide formyltransferase, which produces MTVPARVAVLISGRGSNMQTLAAHQGDAYEIVVVASDKPAAPGLSWAIANGLPVFALSPKDVGKPAYEAALDAALRAAGAEWIALAGYMRLLSDDFVARWRGRIVNIHPSLLPKYKGLDTHARAIAAGDTVAGCSVHLVTEELDGGEVLGQAEVPVLADDTPETLAARVLEAEHRLYPRVLKEVVRR; this is translated from the coding sequence ATGACCGTCCCCGCCAGGGTCGCGGTCCTGATCTCCGGTCGCGGCTCCAACATGCAGACGCTCGCCGCGCATCAGGGCGACGCGTATGAGATCGTCGTCGTCGCCTCCGACAAGCCCGCCGCACCGGGGCTGTCCTGGGCGATCGCCAACGGGCTGCCCGTCTTCGCGCTCTCGCCCAAGGACGTCGGCAAGCCCGCCTACGAGGCCGCGCTCGACGCGGCGTTGCGCGCCGCGGGGGCGGAATGGATCGCGCTGGCGGGCTATATGCGACTGCTCTCCGACGACTTCGTCGCCCGGTGGCGCGGGCGGATCGTCAATATCCACCCCTCGCTGCTGCCCAAGTACAAGGGGCTCGACACCCACGCGCGCGCCATCGCCGCAGGCGATACGGTCGCGGGATGCTCGGTCCATCTCGTTACCGAGGAACTCGACGGCGGCGAAGTGCTTGGACAGGCGGAGGTGCCGGTGCTCGCCGACGACACGCCCGAGACGCTCGCCGCGCGGGTGCTGGAGGCGGAGCACCGGCTCTATCCGCGGGTATTGAAAGAGGTGGTACGACGATGA